TTTTCCTTCCAAACGAATAAGCGGCCGTAAGGGAAGGTCCGTTGTAACCCCATTTAAAATCACCCGCCAGGTGCTCCCTGGTGGTGCTTACCTTAAAATTGAATCCTGTATATCCCAGGGAGAGATCTAATTTTGAGATCACGCGATAAGTGACATTGAGATATCCACTGAGTATCCTGCCGTTGATATTATCGATGGTGAGTGAAAGATAGCTGAACTCTCCGTTGACAGCCCATCTTGGATTGATTGCATAACCGCCCCATATACCAATATCGGGCAGGGGGGCCGTAAAAGAAAAACGGTCCTCCTGCGCATCGATATTATTTCCCGTCACGCCTATACCCACACCTAAACCTACAATATGCGCTCCTATCAGCAGTCCGGCTTCATATCTGCTTTTCGACAGCAGTGCATAACCATAGGAAAAACGGAAAATATCTGTGTTAAAAAAAGCGTCTACCCTGGAATCGATGTTATAGATATGATCTCCGAAATGCAATTCTTTCTGCAAGGTATACCGGGCATTACGATGGATACCGTAGTACGCCAGGTCAATACGGGAGCGCCTGGAAATACGCCACTGCGCATCTGCCAGGAAGGTGCCTATATTCCGGTTGAACCCAAGATCATTTTCAAAATCAATATCAGTACCCCTGCTGCCACTTGCATTTTCTACCTGTACATCGGTATTATTTACCGCCAGGAAAAAGCCTGCACTGATTTTAAAGCGTTCTACAAACCAGGGAGCCATTTTTTCCCGATGTTGCCACATCGTTGCTGCTGATGTCAATGAATCGCCCATAGGCCCGGGTTGGCCATAACTCCGCGTACCCTGCGCACATAACAACAGCAGGATTATTAACCAGGTAATATCACCACGATCTTTCATAACATATGTTTGTGTTCTTTACGCTGTATCGGTGCAAGGGAACTACACCGGTCCATTGCGCTCATTTTTCTTTTGCAAAATTGCCATCCTTATCAAAAAACAATCGTTTCTGTTCGCTGCCTTTTGCAATGCCTACTTCCCATTCAGCCTGTACCTGGTTAGGTTCAATGAGGCGTTTTACCTTGTCTTTTTTGATACTATATCCTTTATAGTTAGTAACGATATAAGTGCCGATTTTCCTGGGCAAGGCTACATTCTTAGCCACTTCATTGGCCCTGATCAGGTTGCCCTTTCTGTCATAAAGTGCTTCGAGGCTTACATTGGTTCCTGATAAGGAAAGAGAATAGTATTCATCTCCCCCATCTGGTTTATTCAACTCATCTATCTCCCAATCTGATTTATATACCTGGGTAGGCAGTTTAACAATCTGTTTCAGATTGGCAGAAGGAAATTTCTGTTTATACGCAGCAATTACTTCCGGGGGCAGCTGATCGCTCTTGATACGTTCCGCTTTCAGCAGTACCTGCTCCTCCTGTGCTTCAGCGGAAATGGCCCAAAATGATAATACTGTCAACAGGCAAAAAGTTGTTTTAAGTAGTTTCATACAATTGAGGTTTTAGATTTACAGAATATTTATGGGCAACTATCTGTTACCAATCGGTATACCAACACCCAGCAGGATTTGCCGGTGATAAGCATGCGTGTTTTTATCCTTGTAAAAATTTGTCAGACCAAGGTTAAACTGTGCATTGATATGCATTCCTTTTCCCTTCATCAATATATACTGTATATCGAAGGAGGCGCCGGCATCTGCCAGGTGTATATCTTTTTTACTGTTATAGTAATAGTACAGTGTTCCGTTCTCTGTGTCTTTTCCATAAATATCTTTTGCTTTGGTCCTCGCGGCTACATATGGCCCTGCTGCGATGCCCCAGGAAGGTGTGAGTTTATACCTGATCAGCGGTGTAAAAGACATATATGTTAACAGCCGGTTGAAATCTTCTCCTATCAGGGCGGCATCATCGGGTACAACAAATGAATTTTCATACCTGAGCTGCTTCGCTCCTTTGGGTGATCTCATCACAATATCCATAGCCAGTTGCCAGTGTGTATTGAGATCGTATATTGTATAGGCGCCAATAGCAAAGCCATACCGGGGCATTTGCCCGGAGG
The Chitinophaga sp. MM2321 DNA segment above includes these coding regions:
- a CDS encoding outer membrane beta-barrel protein; amino-acid sequence: MMLGSYAASGQALIALVFGKKITNSKLHLGIYLGASSSWIDGASGQMPRYGFAIGAYTIYDLNTHWQLAMDIVMRSPKGAKQLRYENSFVVPDDAALIGEDFNRLLTYMSFTPLIRYKLTPSWGIAAGPYVAARTKAKDIYGKDTENGTLYYYYNSKKDIHLADAGASFDIQYILMKGKGMHINAQFNLGLTNFYKDKNTHAYHRQILLGVGIPIGNR
- a CDS encoding outer membrane beta-barrel protein — protein: MKDRGDITWLIILLLLCAQGTRSYGQPGPMGDSLTSAATMWQHREKMAPWFVERFKISAGFFLAVNNTDVQVENASGSRGTDIDFENDLGFNRNIGTFLADAQWRISRRSRIDLAYYGIHRNARYTLQKELHFGDHIYNIDSRVDAFFNTDIFRFSYGYALLSKSRYEAGLLIGAHIVGLGVGIGVTGNNIDAQEDRFSFTAPLPDIGIWGGYAINPRWAVNGEFSYLSLTIDNINGRILSGYLNVTYRVISKLDLSLGYTGFNFKVSTTREHLAGDFKWGYNGPSLTAAYSFGRKTWK
- a CDS encoding PepSY-like domain-containing protein, with amino-acid sequence MKLLKTTFCLLTVLSFWAISAEAQEEQVLLKAERIKSDQLPPEVIAAYKQKFPSANLKQIVKLPTQVYKSDWEIDELNKPDGGDEYYSLSLSGTNVSLEALYDRKGNLIRANEVAKNVALPRKIGTYIVTNYKGYSIKKDKVKRLIEPNQVQAEWEVGIAKGSEQKRLFFDKDGNFAKEK